Proteins from a single region of Bombus huntii isolate Logan2020A unplaced genomic scaffold, iyBomHunt1.1 ctg00000239.1, whole genome shotgun sequence:
- the LOC126877772 gene encoding organic cation transporter protein-like, with amino-acid sequence MSIAIFFTFATCILPWIAYYLADWRMTCIVTSVPLVLAVGTPWLIPESARWLVSQGQIDRAIKILGKFERINGTKVPDDIYRRFRETCARICKEEEADKTYSVLDLFRTPRLRNITILFIVIWMAISLVFDGHVRNVDNLGLDVFVTFTIAAATELPADTFFTLVLDLWGRRWLACGSLVISGIFSIWASAVSNSSLFATLLE; translated from the exons ATGTCGATCGCAATATTCTTCACATTTGCAACTTGCATTCTACCCTGGATCGCCTATTATTTGGCCGACTGGAGGATGACCTGTATTGTCACCTCAGTTCCTCTTGTTCTAGCCGTAGGTACGCCATGGTTGATACCGGAAAGCGCTCGATGGCTGGTCAGCCAAGGTCAGATAGACAGGGCCATTAAAATCCTTGGTAAATTCGAGCGAATCAACGGCACCAAGGTGCCCGATGACATCTATAGACGATTCCGG GAAACCTGTGCCAGAATCTGCAAAGAGGAGGAAGCAGACAAAACGTACTCCGTGTTGGATCTATTTAGAACGCCACGACTACGGAATATCACGATtctatttattgttatttg GATGGCGATTTCTTTGGTGTTCGATGGTCACGTACGAAACGTCGATAATTTAGGCCTGGACGTGTTTGTTACGTTCACGATTGCTGCAGCAACCGAGCTGCCTGCTGACACGTTCTTCACGCTCGTTCTTGATCTATGGGGCAGAAGATGGCTGGCATGTGGTTCCCTCGTCATTTCTGGTATCTTCAGCATCTGGGCTTCTGCCGTTTCCAATAGTTC ATTATTTGCTACATTGCTAGAATAG